tataaattgctgcttttaccaaaaaaacaaaaaaaacaaaactaatCTAGAATTCTTGTCCTGAACTCCTTGAGATATTACTGTCTTGTTTAGAGTGAGCATAAGGCATAATTGCATAAACACCATTTAATGAACAGTAAAAAGAAACATGTATTTTGTACCTTGTGGCATTGCCTACTTTCTTGTTGTTCGCTGCAATCCGGCCTTTAGGAGCTGAAGATAACTATGAAAGTCAAGAAAAGAGGAGATTAGATCAGCATCAAGCTTATCCATATTGATGAATCAATTAAACATGTATATATCATTTGAAACTGCATCCTGATTATACTCTCTCTCcctcaaataaaaaaaagggctaCCTGTGAGGCAACATCAACACCAATTTCGACAAGCACCtgaaaaggaacatcaagtgaAAATGAGATTGTCATTTCAACTTTGCAATACAGATTGACAAGGAAACTGAAGCGAAATGGGATTTATTTTTGGCTGCTCTAGAAGAATGAGTTCCATGGTGAATCCCAGCCTAATTGTAAAACTGCAGCAGTTAGTCTACCTGATTAGTGAGCTCTTCTGTTTCCTCCTCTGCCTCGTCTTTATCCAAAGCTTCATATGTAGCCTCTGACATCATCTCAGTCTgcatagaaaaataatatatttcttctTGAAAGTAAAATTCTATGGGTAATTAATGCAGCTACTCTGAAAACAGATATGACATTGACGACTTGATCGAGAATTTATTTGTCTTCAATCTTTTGATTTTCAGTCATTTATGATCTCAAACAAGTCCTCCAAGGACAACTACAGCCTCCAAACAGCAAGTTGTTCCCCAGACTGTGCGGACTGCTCAGGTGAGAAGCCTGTTTTTCATGTCCTGTCCTGATCAGTTGCCTGAGAGCTGCTCAGATTTGGGGACTGCTGCGAGCCCCCCCCCCGATCCTCAGCCACGATGGTTGTCTTCCGAGGACTTCCTACAGTCTCTGAAGACCTCTGCGTGGAGTCCGGGGCAGGAGGAGTCAGGAGTCCCGACTTTCTATCTAGTCTATCACTATTAGCTAGATACCAATGCCCGGATCTTCGAAGACATCAAAGTGCATCTGAGATACGTGGTGAACAGGATGCTTCTCTAGGCAGTGGAGGTCTTCCACCCCGCCACTCCGTCGTCCCTTAAGATAGCCGGAAAAATTTAGGGCCCCTCTTTCGCTTTTGCAGTACCCAGGACCGTATTGGTCTCATGGGAGCTCCCACTCCCTAGTTTTCTCAAGATGAACTTCCATAAAAGTGTTGGCGAGGGGGTGGATCAAGAGGTGCGTGCTTTGTCATCAGAGACCACGAGGCCAGACTGATAGCAGCAGGAGGTTGGTGGATCTACGACACGGTGGCTGCATGAGAGGGTGTTACCTATGCGAGGCGGAGGCTGGAGCAGACCACATCCTCCTCGAGAGTGATTCGGCCACGGTGATCGAGTGGATCCGGGATTGGAAACGTGGTGTTGATTCTAGACCGCTGCTTCAGAATATCCGCAGACTCTTAGCCGAGTGTGGACTATCCTGAGCTTTTGCACATCTTCAGGGAGACGAATAGCGTTGTTGATTGGGTGGCTTCCTTCGCAGCCCACTATTCTAGGTGCTTTGCTTGAATAGACCCTGTGTCGGTGCCTGTTCCCTTATACTGTCTTATCGTTTCTGATTCAGTTAGCTGTACTCACATCCATCGTGTATGAGCcgctgttgtaccaaaaaaaaaagggagagagcaAGTTGTTCCATCACTAGGCCAGTTATCATGGTCATCAAGTTACGAGTCTGCCTCCAATAGAATTCATCAAATGTGTTCAAAGATGCTGATGAGGTTAA
This portion of the Phoenix dactylifera cultivar Barhee BC4 chromosome 11, palm_55x_up_171113_PBpolish2nd_filt_p, whole genome shotgun sequence genome encodes:
- the LOC120112462 gene encoding vacuolar protein sorting-associated protein 2 homolog 2-like, whose translation is MAQSLAAEVQRDGKALASKYINTPTFFPCYPETEMMSEATYEALDKDEAEEETEELTNQVLVEIGVDVASQLSSAPKGRIAANNKKVGNATRTDTSPANSEVDDLEKRLASLRHI